ttaaattattttttaaaaatttaaaatttaatttaatttttaaaaaattttttttttcaaaataaatatttttatcttttttatttaaatattttaattttttttacttttttttcacgttaaaattttaatgatttatattttaaattttttatgaatataaataaatttaatttatttaaattaatttttttatttaaaaaaattaaatttattttttttttaatttttttatttaattgaaaaatttttaaaaaattaattaaattttatttttttaaattaaaaaaaaatttattttttttattgcaaagaatttaaacttaattttatttttttttttttttttttttttttgtttaaaaaaaattaaattttaattgaaaattatttttaaaaatttaaataaaattaaatttgaattaaatttttttatttttattttttaaaattttcaataaaaaaaataaaataaattattgaaataaattttaaattaatttaaatgaatatcagcgacaaaaaaatttaccactGCAGTATCTACGTGCGATAAGAGCCTCTtcaaatcaaagttttttttttgcaacaaactgattggattaattgatttttttattttttcaggtgccaacaaaaaatacaacgGCATCATCGATTGCGCCAAGAAGACTGTCAAGCAAAATGGTTTCTTCGGACTGTATCGCGGTCTCAGTGTTTTACTTTACGGCTCCATCCCCAAATCCGCCGTGCGTTTTGGCGCCTTCGAAACGTTCAAACAGCAACTTGTCGACGAACGTGGTCAACTCAGTACTCTCGGGAAACTCGGAGCTGGCTTGGGAGCAGGCGTCGCTGAAGCACTTTTAGCCGTCACTCCCATGGAAACTGTCAAAGTGAAGTTCATCAACGACCAACGAAGTGCAAATCCCAAATTCAAAGGTTTCTTCCACGGCGTCGGGCAAATTGTCAAGGCAGAGGGCCTCACGGGCGTGTACAAGGGCGTTACAGCAACAATCATGAAACAAGGTTCAAATCAAGCAATTCGTTTTTATGTCATGGAAACGTGTAAAGATGTCTACAAAGGCGACGATCCGAATAAACCGGTGCCGAAACTCGTAGTTGGAGCATTTGGAGCGATTGCTGGAGCGGCAAGTGTCTTTGGAAATACCCCAATTGACGTCGTGAAAACTCGTAtgcaggtaagaattttttttatttttttaaaaaataatttttttaataaaaatcaaattttttagggACTCGAGGCTTCCAAGTACAAAAATACAATGGATTGCGCGATGACAATTTGGCGCAACGAAGGACCAAAAGCATTCTACAAAGGAACAATTCCTCGATTGTCGCGCGTGTGTCTCGATGTCGCCATTACTTTTATGATTTACGACTCGTTTATGGaccttttcaacaaattttggcattaatttgttcatttttcggtttttttggtgttttttttgacaatttttattttttaattttttttttaata
The sequence above is drawn from the Culicoides brevitarsis isolate CSIRO-B50_1 chromosome 1, AGI_CSIRO_Cbre_v1, whole genome shotgun sequence genome and encodes:
- the LOC134834413 gene encoding putative tricarboxylate transport protein, mitochondrial, with the protein product MSDKGTMRTFINPYPRRPWMAETGAAAPAGQTKGLKGIVAGGITGGIEICITYPTEYVKTQLQLDEKGANKKYNGIIDCAKKTVKQNGFFGLYRGLSVLLYGSIPKSAVRFGAFETFKQQLVDERGQLSTLGKLGAGLGAGVAEALLAVTPMETVKVKFINDQRSANPKFKGFFHGVGQIVKAEGLTGVYKGVTATIMKQGSNQAIRFYVMETCKDVYKGDDPNKPVPKLVVGAFGAIAGAASVFGNTPIDVVKTRMQGLEASKYKNTMDCAMTIWRNEGPKAFYKGTIPRLSRVCLDVAITFMIYDSFMDLFNKFWH